One window of Methylococcus sp. EFPC2 genomic DNA carries:
- a CDS encoding peroxidase, producing MSREVELDDIQGLVRFAYGHLKQACFVLLRVKEQKQEAARTWLAQLPVTSAIDASPPPDRALQVALSCEGLRALGVGDDILQGFSVEFVAGMAGDENRSRRLGDVDDSAPTVWQWGASKKLPHVLVMLYAKPDALETWKRQVLKGCSTGFQISSELDTSDMDGREPFGFVDGISQPKLDWKRQRAVRDQELEEYTNLSCLGEFLLGYPNEYGLYTDRPLLDPQGAAAELPRAEDVPEKADLGRNGSYLVFRQLHQDVAGFWQTLDRQAEGDATLRTRYAEAMVGRSLDGKPLVQSDGLNGFDYRADTQGLRCPIGAHIRRANPRNGDIPPGKPGLLGWLCRILGYDARAREQDLIASTRFHRLVRRGREYGQPITIDQALTGTETEAGLHFICLNANIARQFEFVQSAWLTGTRFGGLDREGDPLLGARTKDLNGGTTDHFSMPQAYGADQRLEGLPRFVSVKGGAYFFLPGIRALRYLVTAT from the coding sequence ATGAGCCGGGAGGTGGAACTGGACGACATCCAGGGCCTGGTGCGCTTCGCCTACGGCCACTTGAAGCAGGCTTGCTTCGTGCTGCTGCGGGTCAAGGAGCAAAAGCAAGAGGCGGCCCGCACCTGGCTGGCTCAGCTCCCCGTCACCAGCGCCATCGACGCCAGCCCGCCACCGGACAGGGCGCTGCAGGTGGCGTTAAGCTGCGAGGGGCTGCGTGCCCTGGGGGTGGGCGACGACATCCTGCAAGGCTTTTCCGTGGAATTCGTGGCGGGCATGGCGGGCGACGAAAACCGCTCGCGCCGCCTGGGCGACGTGGACGACAGCGCGCCAACCGTCTGGCAATGGGGCGCGTCCAAGAAGCTGCCCCATGTGCTGGTCATGCTGTACGCCAAGCCCGATGCCCTGGAGACGTGGAAGCGGCAGGTGCTGAAAGGCTGCTCGACCGGTTTTCAGATCTCGTCCGAACTGGACACCTCGGACATGGATGGGCGCGAACCCTTCGGCTTCGTCGACGGCATCTCCCAGCCCAAACTGGACTGGAAACGGCAGCGGGCGGTGCGGGATCAGGAGCTGGAGGAGTACACCAATCTGTCCTGCCTGGGTGAGTTCCTGCTGGGCTATCCCAACGAGTACGGGCTCTATACCGATCGCCCCCTGCTGGACCCGCAAGGCGCCGCGGCGGAACTGCCCCGCGCCGAGGACGTTCCGGAAAAGGCCGACCTGGGGCGCAACGGCAGCTATCTGGTTTTCCGCCAGTTGCACCAGGACGTCGCCGGCTTCTGGCAAACGCTCGACCGGCAGGCCGAAGGCGACGCGACACTACGCACGCGCTACGCCGAGGCCATGGTCGGCCGCAGCCTGGACGGCAAGCCACTGGTGCAATCCGACGGCCTCAACGGCTTCGACTACCGGGCCGATACTCAGGGCCTGCGCTGCCCCATCGGCGCCCACATCCGCCGCGCCAATCCCCGCAACGGCGACATTCCGCCGGGGAAACCGGGACTACTGGGCTGGCTGTGCAGGATCTTGGGTTACGACGCCAGAGCCCGCGAACAGGACCTGATTGCCTCCACCCGCTTTCACCGCCTGGTGCGGCGCGGCCGGGAATACGGCCAGCCGATCACCATCGACCAGGCTTTGACCGGCACCGAGACCGAGGCAGGGCTGCACTTCATCTGCCTCAACGCCAACATCGCCCGGCAGTTCGAATTCGTACAATCGGCCTGGCTGACCGGGACCCGCTTCGGCGGGCTGGACCGGGAGGGCGATCCGCTGCTGGGGGCACGAACCAAGGACCTGAACGGCGGCACCACCGACCATTTCTCCATGCCCCAGGCTTACGGTGCCGACCAGCGTCTGGAGGGCCTACCCCGCTTCGTCAGCGTAAAGGGCGGCGCCTATTTCTTCCTGCCGGGCATACGCGCCCTGCGCTACCTGGTCACCGCCACCTGA
- a CDS encoding sensor histidine kinase, protein MNTTADIAVTTDDTTVSCGIMQAALRLNLLYWLCMFVADSILGYFISIDPIESAPLKVVLFGISAVMTYLMARLLIRMRHRLSFLQKALLCFLMTAVTAPIYTAIDFINYTICQYPKTVAFDPLYSGYTLIEGASMLFGWSCLFVAVLDNFEVLERERLLAIARKEALAAQMQALRYQINPHFLFNTLNSIAGLIEEGAATRAERMVLSLSTFMRTTLSLDPMHDVSLADEISLQEEYLEIERERFSDRMTFKIDIPDNVGNALVPSLILQPVIENAIKHGVGATSGPVEIVLSAYCNADRLRITVENDMPRDDATENRSPGMGVGLRNVEERLRARFQEEAHFSAGCISPSRYRVAMDLPWRQA, encoded by the coding sequence ATGAATACGACTGCCGACATTGCCGTCACCACCGACGACACAACAGTATCCTGCGGCATCATGCAGGCCGCGCTACGACTCAATTTGCTGTACTGGCTTTGCATGTTTGTCGCGGACAGCATCCTGGGCTACTTCATCAGCATCGATCCGATCGAATCCGCCCCGCTCAAAGTCGTGCTATTCGGAATAAGCGCGGTAATGACCTACCTGATGGCGAGGTTGTTAATACGCATGCGTCATCGACTGTCATTCTTGCAAAAGGCGCTACTGTGCTTTCTGATGACGGCCGTCACCGCCCCGATCTATACGGCAATCGACTTCATCAACTACACCATTTGCCAATATCCCAAAACCGTCGCATTCGACCCGCTTTACTCCGGCTACACGCTGATTGAAGGCGCCTCCATGCTGTTCGGATGGAGTTGTTTATTTGTCGCGGTGCTCGACAACTTTGAAGTGCTCGAACGCGAACGACTTCTGGCCATTGCACGTAAAGAAGCGCTTGCCGCTCAGATGCAGGCCCTCCGCTACCAGATCAATCCGCATTTTCTGTTCAACACGCTCAACTCCATTGCCGGGCTGATTGAGGAAGGAGCGGCCACACGCGCCGAACGCATGGTGCTGTCACTCTCGACCTTCATGCGCACCACGCTCTCGCTCGACCCCATGCACGATGTGTCGCTCGCCGATGAAATCTCCCTCCAGGAAGAGTATCTGGAGATTGAACGCGAGCGATTCTCCGACCGCATGACATTCAAGATCGACATCCCCGATAACGTGGGCAACGCGCTCGTGCCCAGCCTCATCCTCCAACCAGTGATCGAAAATGCCATCAAGCACGGCGTCGGTGCCACCAGCGGCCCTGTCGAGATCGTGCTCAGTGCCTACTGCAACGCCGACCGACTGCGCATCACCGTAGAAAACGATATGCCGCGCGACGATGCGACAGAAAACCGCTCTCCGGGCATGGGCGTCGGACTGCGCAACGTCGAAGAACGCCTGCGTGCCAGGTTTCAAGAAGAGGCGCACTTTTCAGCCGGATGTATTTCACCAAGCCGCTACCGCGTCGCCATGGACCTCCCCTGGAGGCAAGCATGA
- a CDS encoding alpha/beta fold hydrolase, whose translation MNRFTISLLLATMVSGCASLPDKTTAQIDNRRVEYALTRNGNKTVVFENGLGGTMDWWTKVFPEVAKNTTAFAYDRPGYGKSDPVSTPRDGMHIVDELRSLLKSKDLNPPYVLVGHSLGGLYMQLFARRYPDEVSALVLVDSTHPEQLKGAGSFENWPIWLRVMFGVAMSSVEKEELNAIDVTGEEILRLASFTGKPVAVLSALQPMKEKSTLADDANEKRKDIARLYPGSKQIWVDSGHGIPLEKPEAIISVIRDVLSQ comes from the coding sequence ATGAATAGATTCACAATTTCCCTGTTGCTGGCGACGATGGTGTCCGGTTGTGCGTCGTTGCCGGACAAGACCACGGCTCAAATCGACAACCGACGCGTTGAGTACGCACTAACCCGAAACGGAAACAAGACGGTCGTCTTTGAAAATGGCCTTGGCGGAACGATGGATTGGTGGACGAAGGTCTTTCCGGAGGTCGCGAAAAACACCACCGCTTTCGCCTACGACCGGCCCGGTTACGGGAAAAGCGATCCTGTATCAACGCCGCGCGACGGCATGCACATCGTCGATGAATTGCGCTCACTGCTGAAAAGCAAGGATTTGAATCCTCCTTATGTTCTGGTGGGACATTCGTTGGGCGGTTTGTACATGCAGTTGTTTGCTCGGCGCTACCCCGACGAAGTAAGCGCTCTCGTGCTGGTTGACTCCACCCATCCTGAACAACTCAAAGGCGCAGGTTCCTTCGAGAACTGGCCTATCTGGTTGCGAGTCATGTTCGGTGTGGCGATGTCGTCCGTGGAAAAAGAAGAGCTAAATGCAATCGATGTCACGGGAGAAGAAATTTTGCGGCTAGCAAGCTTCACCGGAAAACCCGTAGCCGTATTAAGCGCTTTGCAACCCATGAAGGAAAAGTCCACATTGGCCGATGACGCGAACGAGAAACGCAAGGACATTGCGCGCCTTTATCCTGGCAGCAAACAGATATGGGTTGACAGTGGCCATGGCATTCCGCTGGAAAAACCCGAGGCGATTATTTCGGTAATTCGCGACGTTCTTTCACAATAG
- a CDS encoding SulP family inorganic anion transporter: MIIWIKPYLPDWLQGYRCAWLASDLLAGLTLAAYAIPVAIAYSSMAGLPAQSGLYGYLFGGLGYAFFGTSRQLAIGPTAAISLAVGTSLAKFAPHDPERIATLAALTALVTAVMGGLGWLLRLSQLVNFVSETVLLGFKAGAALSIAVTQLPKLFGLPAGGHDFFSRVYSLCEHLGDTNPYVLAFGLVAVLLLMAGEKCLPGRPLALLVVIASLLVMSLSSLDVRGIKVVGLLPQGLPALALPEVTREEISEIVPLALACLLLSYVESISAARTFAANHQYRIDPRRELLALGAANLLGGLAQAYPLAGGLSQSAVNDKAGAKTPMAILWASGMIGLVLLFMTALFQSLPEAVLAAIVLVAIKGLIDIRGLAHAWRVSRFDFNVAMGALIGVLFLGILKGVLLASIFSILLLLRRGSYPHVAFLGRIPGSDQFSDLARHPHNETIPGVVIFRAEAPLLYFNVEHIQEKVLERLAQEGESVKLVIADLSSSPNLDLAGAHMLATLQTQLASEDRLLRLVNAHANARDLLRAEGLEAKIGSIRREATLADLIEGFEEGNAAS; the protein is encoded by the coding sequence ATGATCATCTGGATCAAACCCTATCTTCCTGACTGGCTGCAGGGTTATCGATGCGCGTGGTTGGCCAGTGACCTGCTAGCCGGGTTGACGTTGGCCGCATACGCCATTCCCGTCGCCATCGCCTATTCGTCCATGGCAGGATTGCCGGCGCAATCGGGTCTTTACGGCTACCTGTTTGGCGGCTTGGGGTACGCCTTTTTCGGCACGTCGCGCCAATTGGCCATAGGCCCCACGGCGGCGATTTCGCTTGCCGTCGGCACTTCGCTGGCTAAGTTCGCGCCGCACGATCCCGAACGCATCGCGACTCTGGCAGCCCTGACGGCACTGGTAACGGCAGTGATGGGAGGGTTGGGCTGGTTGTTACGCCTGAGCCAACTGGTCAATTTCGTTTCCGAAACGGTGTTACTCGGCTTTAAAGCCGGCGCCGCCCTCAGCATTGCGGTTACCCAGTTGCCCAAACTTTTCGGCCTGCCGGCCGGTGGACATGACTTTTTCAGTCGAGTTTACTCCCTGTGTGAGCACCTCGGGGATACCAATCCCTATGTACTCGCATTCGGCCTGGTGGCAGTTCTGCTGCTCATGGCGGGCGAAAAATGCTTGCCCGGCCGGCCCCTTGCCCTGCTCGTGGTCATCGCCTCCTTGCTGGTGATGTCCTTGTCGTCGCTCGATGTACGCGGCATCAAGGTCGTGGGTCTATTGCCCCAGGGGCTTCCGGCTCTCGCGCTTCCCGAGGTTACGCGTGAAGAAATCAGCGAGATCGTTCCCCTGGCTCTAGCCTGCCTGCTGCTCTCTTATGTCGAAAGCATTTCGGCCGCCCGAACGTTTGCGGCCAACCACCAGTACCGGATCGATCCGCGACGGGAGCTACTAGCCTTGGGCGCGGCCAATTTGTTGGGCGGGCTTGCCCAGGCTTATCCGTTGGCCGGTGGATTATCCCAGTCGGCCGTCAACGACAAGGCTGGAGCCAAAACGCCCATGGCCATTCTTTGGGCCTCTGGCATGATAGGTTTGGTCCTTTTATTCATGACCGCCCTATTTCAAAGTCTGCCGGAGGCGGTGCTTGCCGCCATTGTTCTGGTGGCCATCAAGGGCCTAATCGATATCCGTGGGCTGGCTCATGCCTGGCGTGTAAGCCGTTTCGACTTCAACGTCGCCATGGGAGCGCTGATCGGAGTGCTGTTCCTGGGGATACTAAAAGGCGTCTTGCTGGCATCCATATTTTCCATCCTACTCTTGCTGAGACGGGGGTCATACCCTCATGTGGCCTTCCTGGGGCGGATTCCGGGCTCGGATCAGTTTTCGGACCTTGCCAGGCATCCGCATAATGAAACCATACCGGGTGTGGTCATATTCAGGGCAGAGGCTCCCTTGCTCTATTTCAACGTGGAGCATATCCAGGAGAAAGTGTTGGAGCGCCTCGCTCAGGAAGGGGAATCCGTGAAGCTCGTGATCGCCGATCTGTCCAGCTCGCCCAACCTGGATTTGGCGGGGGCACACATGCTGGCTACATTACAGACCCAACTGGCCAGCGAAGACCGCCTGTTGCGGCTGGTCAACGCACATGCCAATGCCCGCGATCTGCTACGCGCCGAAGGTTTGGAGGCGAAGATCGGCAGTATCCGACGCGAGGCGACCCTCGCCGACCTGATTGAGGGTTTTGAGGAGGGCAATGCGGCTTCTTAG
- a CDS encoding DUF2235 domain-containing protein, protein MSTDIVCETADRPKNIVVFCDGTWNTPNEQSKGIPCPTNVAKLFEAVYPFDATGNPQIVTYIRGVGTRTWERIRGGGFGYGISDNVKEGYKFICSNYQPGDRVFLFGFSRGAFTARSIAGFIHNLGILKRAKFYLIDEAYDHYRDTAPDWRPGSESAEKFQADHGWPEKSVHFLGVWDTVGALGAPYGVVIGWIIDKLFKCSFHDTKLSATIRSAAHAVAIDEQRWPFRPTLWELSSSHDPADFEERWFPGVHSDVGGGYAETGLADVALDWMAQKACARGLCLDLNKVTNPAVNPNPHESQHDTLSIGYRLPTILLVKIPAVLGFVLPKTTREELTRVGWAGNYRRAITAGAATGYQVESLTKCCAADASRTAR, encoded by the coding sequence ATGAGCACCGACATAGTCTGCGAAACAGCCGATCGTCCGAAAAATATCGTCGTATTCTGCGACGGTACCTGGAATACGCCGAACGAGCAGTCAAAAGGCATTCCCTGTCCCACCAATGTCGCCAAGCTGTTCGAAGCGGTTTATCCGTTCGACGCGACAGGAAATCCGCAAATCGTGACCTATATTCGGGGTGTGGGAACCCGCACATGGGAACGTATCCGCGGTGGCGGGTTCGGCTACGGGATTTCCGACAACGTCAAGGAAGGCTACAAATTCATTTGCAGCAACTATCAGCCGGGTGACCGTGTGTTTCTTTTCGGATTCAGCCGCGGGGCGTTTACCGCTCGTAGTATCGCGGGGTTTATCCATAATCTCGGTATTCTGAAGCGTGCCAAGTTCTACCTGATCGACGAAGCCTACGACCATTATCGCGACACAGCACCGGATTGGCGCCCGGGCTCCGAGAGCGCCGAGAAATTTCAAGCAGATCACGGGTGGCCGGAAAAGAGTGTGCACTTTCTGGGGGTCTGGGACACGGTCGGCGCGCTGGGGGCGCCCTATGGCGTGGTGATCGGCTGGATCATCGACAAGCTGTTCAAATGCAGTTTTCATGATACCAAGCTCAGCGCCACTATCCGCTCCGCGGCCCATGCCGTGGCGATCGACGAACAGCGCTGGCCGTTTCGTCCGACGCTTTGGGAGCTCAGTTCCTCGCATGATCCGGCCGACTTCGAAGAACGCTGGTTTCCCGGTGTCCATTCCGATGTCGGCGGCGGCTATGCGGAAACCGGATTGGCTGACGTCGCCCTGGACTGGATGGCGCAAAAAGCCTGTGCACGAGGTCTCTGCCTGGATCTGAACAAAGTCACGAACCCCGCGGTAAACCCGAATCCTCATGAAAGTCAGCATGATACGCTGAGTATCGGTTATCGGCTGCCCACAATACTGCTCGTCAAAATTCCGGCCGTTCTCGGCTTCGTGCTGCCGAAAACCACTCGCGAGGAATTGACCCGCGTCGGCTGGGCTGGAAACTACCGTCGTGCGATCACTGCCGGCGCAGCGACCGGCTATCAAGTCGAGTCGCTGACGAAATGCTGCGCGGCGGATGCGTCGCGGACCGCGCGCTAA
- a CDS encoding catalase family protein — MDSNASRPVPPADTGYPILDWISDTALKLLQLEHRIEPFWRPIFDATLRDPIARLVTALINLPRRNEGLKIAEEKPLPDEEAYIDSIICSFRDQMHRLWKAGSFERGGNTKTHGIVRAEFIVHDNLPAEYRHGIFAEPKTYRAWVRFSGPGPYITPDVDDVGFMSISIKLLGVPGDKLMDEEQHTQDLFGVSTPTFVTPNTRENANLQQWSYKNAQIFHFINPFNSHLLDGIMQFLWITVQSSPFEAPYFSCVPYLLGEGQAMQYSVWPKTKRKSRIPCLPFNRPPDDYLRQAMVNALDEGDVELDFRIQLQTDSHLMPLENAAVLWPEKLSPRVSVATLRIPKQKFDSAAQLAFARKLSYNPWHCIKEHRPLGNQSRARRRMYLELSTLRHRMSNVPHYEPTGDEVFD; from the coding sequence ATGGATTCCAACGCCAGCCGACCGGTCCCGCCCGCCGACACCGGTTACCCCATACTCGACTGGATCAGCGACACCGCGCTGAAGCTGCTGCAACTGGAACACCGCATCGAACCGTTCTGGCGGCCGATCTTCGACGCTACCCTGCGCGACCCCATCGCTCGGCTGGTAACGGCACTGATCAACCTGCCGCGCAGGAACGAGGGCCTGAAGATCGCCGAGGAAAAGCCGCTGCCTGACGAAGAGGCCTACATCGACTCCATCATCTGCAGCTTCCGCGACCAGATGCACCGACTGTGGAAGGCCGGCAGCTTCGAGCGCGGCGGTAACACCAAGACCCACGGCATCGTGCGCGCCGAATTCATCGTCCACGACAACCTGCCCGCCGAATACCGCCACGGCATCTTCGCCGAACCCAAGACCTACCGCGCCTGGGTCCGCTTCTCCGGCCCAGGCCCTTACATCACCCCGGACGTCGACGATGTCGGCTTCATGAGCATCAGCATCAAGCTGCTGGGCGTGCCGGGCGACAAGCTGATGGACGAGGAACAGCACACGCAGGATTTGTTCGGCGTTTCCACCCCCACCTTCGTCACCCCCAATACCCGCGAGAACGCCAACCTGCAGCAGTGGAGCTACAAGAACGCGCAGATATTCCACTTCATCAACCCGTTCAATTCCCACCTACTGGACGGGATCATGCAGTTCCTATGGATCACGGTGCAGAGCAGCCCCTTCGAGGCCCCCTATTTCAGCTGCGTGCCTTATTTGCTTGGGGAAGGCCAGGCCATGCAATATTCCGTTTGGCCCAAGACCAAGCGCAAGAGCCGCATCCCCTGCCTGCCCTTCAACCGGCCGCCGGACGACTACCTGCGCCAGGCCATGGTGAACGCCCTAGACGAGGGCGACGTGGAACTGGATTTCCGCATCCAGCTGCAAACCGACTCCCACCTCATGCCCCTGGAAAACGCCGCGGTGCTTTGGCCGGAAAAACTGTCGCCGCGGGTGTCGGTGGCGACCCTGCGCATCCCCAAGCAGAAATTCGACTCCGCGGCACAACTGGCCTTCGCCCGCAAGCTCTCCTACAACCCCTGGCACTGTATCAAAGAACACCGTCCCCTGGGCAACCAGAGCCGCGCCCGCCGCCGTATGTATCTGGAATTGTCGACCTTGCGGCACCGCATGAGCAATGTCCCCCATTACGAACCAACGGGAGACGAGGTTTTTGATTAA
- a CDS encoding VPLPA-CTERM sorting domain-containing protein, with product MVTKKQRLLASVLTLGLSMSAHASTVVTFEDISPNDLTDGYGGILGWASLGGVGIADKDLGGNGLKTFYGHEGMVSFDHSPVVFQGTYYKAYAVPQDEFPLTAIELWYQGKMVHSLQYLRSPLGLEWLASDYSGLVDKIYFRGGFEGFSIDDLTYEAVSAVPLPASWMMFTGGLAVLGFVRRRMSS from the coding sequence ATGGTGACGAAAAAACAAAGGCTTCTGGCCTCGGTACTTACCTTAGGGCTATCCATGTCGGCACATGCATCAACCGTCGTGACATTCGAAGATATATCTCCGAATGATCTGACGGATGGGTATGGCGGAATATTGGGATGGGCCTCGTTGGGTGGCGTCGGTATCGCTGATAAGGACTTGGGAGGGAATGGCCTAAAAACATTTTATGGACATGAAGGTATGGTCAGCTTCGATCATTCGCCGGTAGTGTTTCAAGGCACGTATTACAAGGCGTATGCCGTGCCCCAGGATGAGTTTCCCCTGACGGCAATTGAGCTTTGGTACCAGGGCAAAATGGTACACAGCCTCCAGTATTTGCGCTCTCCTCTTGGCCTGGAATGGCTGGCGTCTGACTATTCCGGACTCGTCGATAAAATTTACTTCAGAGGCGGTTTCGAAGGCTTTTCGATCGACGACCTGACATACGAGGCGGTCAGCGCCGTGCCGTTGCCGGCGAGCTGGATGATGTTTACCGGGGGGCTCGCCGTGCTGGGTTTCGTACGGCGTCGCATGAGTTCTTAA
- a CDS encoding GMC family oxidoreductase, with protein MNEEKYGMTRRGFTRFCMKAAVTLGAWLSGCAAPLRQRTTVTCDPAVPAADTEFDYIVVGSGAGGGPLAANLARRGHKVLLVEAGDDDEGPNYQIPLFHPLASEDPQMRWDFFVRHFQDETRSRKDSKFRPDQDGVLYPRSSTLGGCTAHNAMILVYPHNDDWDYIAELTGDPSWRADSMRAYFERLENCQYASSHGDNRARHGFSGWLPISLPSLDTVLAVLRDREMRDVLLGSVLTALQLHLGKPLDLLKSRFDPNDWRSVVARSEGLCKVPLTTHKGRRAGPRDYIRDVQRSCGSRLTVKLNTLVTKVILEDVRPADGPSVRKMAVGIEYLHGKRLYRADRQAAGEAPATAGSARARREVILAGGAFNTPQLLMLSGIGPERHLQNLGIPVQVDLPGVGENLQDRYEIAVVTEMKNEFPMLRGLDFKVPQPGEPDNPFYREWLEGEGIFTTNGAVIAFTKKSTAEQANPDLFIFGMPGSFAGYFPDYSRLVAADQKHFTWAILKAHTNNTAGVVRLKSTDPRERPYINFRYFDEGNDHAGEDLQALVHGLQFVRAITRSERMSEHIAAEVVPGPTVNSPEQLAEFAKFNAWGHHASCSCRMGAEDDPLAVVDSRFRVRQVDHLRIVDASVFPRIPGFFIVSAVYMISEKAAEVIDRDARAASRSTVTA; from the coding sequence ATGAACGAAGAAAAATACGGAATGACTCGGCGCGGTTTCACCCGTTTCTGTATGAAGGCCGCTGTCACACTCGGTGCCTGGCTGAGCGGCTGTGCCGCTCCACTGCGTCAGCGGACGACGGTGACCTGCGATCCCGCGGTGCCTGCTGCGGATACGGAATTCGATTACATCGTGGTAGGTTCGGGCGCAGGCGGCGGCCCCCTGGCCGCCAATCTGGCCCGCAGGGGTCATAAGGTCCTGCTGGTGGAAGCCGGCGACGACGACGAGGGGCCCAACTACCAGATTCCATTGTTTCATCCGCTGGCGTCGGAAGATCCGCAAATGCGCTGGGATTTCTTCGTTCGCCATTTTCAGGACGAGACCCGCTCGCGCAAGGACAGCAAATTCCGCCCCGACCAGGATGGCGTGCTCTACCCGCGCAGTAGCACCCTGGGCGGTTGTACCGCCCACAATGCGATGATCCTGGTCTACCCCCACAATGACGATTGGGACTACATCGCCGAACTCACCGGTGATCCATCGTGGCGAGCCGACTCCATGAGAGCCTATTTCGAACGGCTCGAGAACTGCCAGTACGCTTCGTCCCATGGTGACAACCGAGCCCGTCACGGATTCTCCGGCTGGCTGCCCATCAGCCTTCCGAGCCTGGATACCGTGCTCGCCGTGTTGCGCGACCGGGAAATGCGCGACGTGCTGCTGGGCAGCGTGCTTACGGCGCTGCAGCTACATCTCGGCAAGCCGCTGGATTTGCTGAAATCCCGCTTCGACCCCAACGATTGGCGTAGCGTCGTCGCTCGCAGCGAAGGCCTGTGCAAAGTGCCCCTCACTACTCACAAGGGCCGGCGGGCGGGGCCTCGGGACTATATCCGTGACGTACAGCGCAGTTGCGGTAGTCGATTGACTGTGAAGCTGAACACCCTAGTGACCAAGGTAATTCTGGAAGACGTCCGGCCGGCGGATGGTCCGTCGGTACGCAAGATGGCCGTGGGTATCGAATACTTGCACGGCAAGCGGCTGTACCGGGCCGACCGCCAGGCTGCAGGGGAGGCTCCCGCCACCGCCGGTTCGGCGCGGGCGCGGCGGGAGGTTATCCTGGCCGGCGGAGCCTTCAACACGCCGCAGTTGCTGATGCTCTCGGGGATCGGACCGGAGCGCCACCTGCAGAACCTGGGGATACCGGTACAGGTGGACCTGCCCGGAGTTGGGGAGAATCTTCAGGACCGTTACGAAATTGCGGTGGTCACCGAAATGAAGAACGAATTTCCGATGCTGCGCGGATTGGACTTCAAGGTTCCGCAGCCGGGTGAACCGGACAATCCGTTTTACCGGGAGTGGCTGGAAGGGGAAGGGATTTTTACCACCAATGGGGCGGTCATCGCCTTCACCAAAAAATCTACGGCGGAGCAAGCCAATCCGGACCTATTCATCTTCGGCATGCCTGGTAGTTTCGCCGGCTATTTCCCCGATTATTCCAGGTTGGTTGCCGCCGATCAGAAGCACTTCACCTGGGCCATCCTCAAGGCCCATACCAATAATACCGCGGGGGTGGTGCGACTGAAATCCACCGACCCCCGCGAGCGGCCCTACATCAATTTCCGCTATTTCGACGAAGGTAACGACCATGCCGGAGAAGATTTGCAGGCACTGGTTCACGGCCTGCAATTCGTGCGGGCCATCACCCGAAGCGAGCGTATGAGCGAGCACATCGCCGCTGAGGTGGTGCCCGGGCCGACGGTGAATAGTCCCGAACAGCTTGCCGAGTTCGCCAAATTCAACGCCTGGGGCCATCATGCCTCCTGCAGTTGCCGGATGGGGGCGGAGGATGATCCCCTGGCGGTTGTGGACAGCCGCTTCCGGGTGCGCCAAGTGGACCATCTTCGCATCGTCGATGCCTCGGTTTTCCCCCGGATCCCGGGCTTTTTCATCGTCAGCGCCGTTTACATGATCAGCGAGAAAGCCGCCGAGGTGATCGATCGTGACGCCAGGGCCGCCTCGCGATCTACCGTAACTGCATGA
- a CDS encoding nuclease-related domain-containing protein, translated as MIAGFTVLLAGLEWWRYFHPAPFNPIVYSAFAILFVFYAAWQTWRTLPTLRKLRQASEGEKAVGQFLERLRENGYQVFHDVVGQGFNLDHVLIGPGGIFTVETKTLSKPARGEAKILFDGDKVTVAGCEPDRNPIIQAKSQAKWSSELLHMTGCELDRYCERTSRITEIIASGFSSGMPWPLSTHICLLPG; from the coding sequence ATGATTGCCGGATTCACGGTCCTACTCGCCGGCCTGGAATGGTGGCGATACTTTCATCCGGCGCCGTTCAACCCCATTGTTTATTCCGCATTTGCCATCTTGTTCGTGTTCTACGCGGCGTGGCAAACCTGGCGCACCTTGCCGACACTTCGGAAGCTTCGGCAGGCAAGCGAAGGCGAAAAGGCAGTAGGCCAGTTCCTGGAACGTTTGCGGGAAAATGGCTATCAGGTTTTCCACGACGTGGTTGGCCAGGGGTTCAATCTGGATCACGTGTTGATCGGCCCTGGCGGGATTTTCACGGTTGAAACTAAAACGCTGAGCAAACCGGCACGGGGCGAGGCGAAAATTTTGTTCGACGGTGATAAGGTCACGGTGGCCGGATGTGAACCCGACCGCAATCCCATCATTCAGGCCAAGTCACAGGCGAAATGGTCGTCTGAACTTCTACACATGACTGGGTGCGAACTGGATCGCTATTGTGAAAGAACGTCGCGAATTACCGAAATAATCGCCTCGGGTTTTTCCAGCGGAATGCCATGGCCACTGTCAACCCATATCTGTTTGCTGCCAGGATAA
- a CDS encoding DUF5655 domain-containing protein, with the protein MGSRAERYFPDAPNTSKDLYEEVKSFLPALGDDVQEKELQNYFAFRRIKNFACTEVHPEAGKLLI; encoded by the coding sequence TTGGGTTCGCGTGCCGAGCGCTATTTTCCGGATGCCCCCAATACCTCGAAAGACCTCTACGAGGAAGTGAAGTCCTTCCTGCCAGCGCTGGGCGATGATGTGCAGGAGAAGGAACTGCAAAACTACTTTGCATTCCGCCGCATCAAGAATTTCGCCTGTACCGAGGTACACCCCGAAGCGGGTAAACTGTTGATCTAA